In Zunongwangia sp. HGR-M22, the sequence AATAAGAAGAATGTGGCTATAAGCGCAGGAGAATCCTTGCCTGAAGCTATGCGAGAGTTAATGTTTATGCCAAATACCATTTTGAGTCCGCATGTTGCAGGATGGACGCAAGAATCTCATGAAAAATTAGCTACAGTAACCGCTAATAAAATTATCGATGCTTTTGGTAAAGGAGAGCCCCAAGAATAAGTGATAAGCTTTTTAAATGTTCAGCTGCCTGAGATATTAAATATTTCAGGCAGTTTTATTTTATAACATTTTGTACGACAATATATTTCTTCATGTTGTGGTAGCAATGCTTAACAATTCAGAAACAAAGAGTCCAAAAATGCTTTCTATTTTCGTGAGACACACCACTTTTTCAGTAATCTATTCTGAGGAATTTAAATCTGTAATGTATCACTGAATTAAAAGGCATGAAAAATATTCTTGTGTTATGTACTGGTAATTCTTGTCGCAGCCAGATTGCCCATGCATATTTAAAATATTTTTCTTTCAAAAAAGCAAATATCTATAGTGCTGGGATAGAAAAACATGGTATAAATCCCAAAGCCATAGCTATAATGCAAGAAGACGGGATAGATATTCGTGAGCATTCTTGCAATCTTATTGATGAGTATATAAATATAGATTTCGACTTTATTATTACCGTATGTGATCATGCGAAAGAGTTCTCTCCCGATATTTTCTCTAAGAAGGCTGTTAGAATGCATAAAAACTTTAAAGATCCTTCAAAAGTAAAAGGAGATAATCAAAAAATATATGATGCTTTTGAGGCGACAAGAAACCAAATAAAAGATTATTGCCGATCTTTCGTAAAGGAAAATCTTTAAACAAAAAAAGAATGGCGTACCATTCTTTTTTCTTTATCTAATTTAAATTAGAAGTTTATCCAATTCCACTAAGTTCTATTAAGGCCTGTTTTACCGGAGTTTCACCTTCAACGGCTTGATAACTCATATTTTTAGTAAGCGGATCTGCTAAAGACATTACCAATAAAAACGCGACATCATCTCTAGAAATTTCTCCGTACTCCTCAAGTTTTTCGGCAACTTTTACACGAGCGCGACCCATTTCGTCATTTAAACTTCCGGGTTGTACGATGGTAAAAGGCATTCCGCTGGCACGAAGATGATCGTCTGCTTTTTTCTTAGCTCTTAAATAATGTTCCAAATCTCCACCATCTTCCGGGCTGTCTGTACCCATAGAACTTAGCATCACAAATTTTTTCACGCCGCTTGCTTTAGCGCCATCAATCATTTTAATTGCTCCTTCCTGGTCTATTGCGGTCGTCTTTTCTGGTCCTGTACTTCCGCCAGATCCAGCAGCAAAAATTACTTTGTCCACACCTTTAAAAGCATGAGATACATCTTCTTCTAAATCGGCCAAAATACTTTCTACCCCCATATCTTCAAAGATCTGTCTTTGCTCTTCTTTTCTGATCATAGCCATAGGGCTAAAACTCTCAGAGTTGTTTAGTATTTCGATAATTCTTTTTCCTGTAGATCCGGTTGCACCGGCGATCAATATATTTTCCATTTTTTTCTTTTCTGTTTTCGAGGAATATAATAATTGAAATAAAATTTACCTAAGCTGCAATAGGGAATAACACGAAATTAACAGCTGGTAATAATTATTGATTCTGATTATGTTTTTCTTCCAGTTCTTTTTGCAGTTCTTCCATAACCGGTTTAACGGTACTTTCAGGGATATCGGCAATTCTAATATACATAAGGCCATCCACAGCGTTATTGAATAGCGGATCTACATTAAAAGCGACCACCTTTGCATTCTGTTTGATGTATTTCTTGATAAGCACTGGTAGACGAAGATTTTCCGGTTCAATTTCATCGATAATTTTATCGAATTTGTTTAAATCGGCTTCACTTTTATCGAATACAATGTCCTTATCTGCATCTTCCAAAATGACCTTAAATTCTTTTTTGGGTCGAATGTATTGCGCAATATAAGGGTCGTAATAATTGGATCGCATAAACTCAATCATCAAAGACTTAGAGAAGTTTGAGAATTTGTTGCTAATGCTAACTCCGCCAATAAGATATTTATGTTCTGGGAATCTAAGGGTGCAATGCACAATACCTTTCCAAAGTAAAAAAAGAGGCATAGGTTTTTGCTGATAATCTTTAATGATAAAAGCTCTACCCATTTCTATAGATTCGCTCATCATTTTATAAAGTTCTGGCTCAAATCTAAAAAGATCCTGAAGGTAAAAACCGTTAACTCCATATTCTTTAAAAATTTCAGATCCCAT encodes:
- a CDS encoding SDR family oxidoreductase, with product MENILIAGATGSTGKRIIEILNNSESFSPMAMIRKEEQRQIFEDMGVESILADLEEDVSHAFKGVDKVIFAAGSGGSTGPEKTTAIDQEGAIKMIDGAKASGVKKFVMLSSMGTDSPEDGGDLEHYLRAKKKADDHLRASGMPFTIVQPGSLNDEMGRARVKVAEKLEEYGEISRDDVAFLLVMSLADPLTKNMSYQAVEGETPVKQALIELSGIG
- a CDS encoding arsenate reductase ArsC; amino-acid sequence: MKNILVLCTGNSCRSQIAHAYLKYFSFKKANIYSAGIEKHGINPKAIAIMQEDGIDIREHSCNLIDEYINIDFDFIITVCDHAKEFSPDIFSKKAVRMHKNFKDPSKVKGDNQKIYDAFEATRNQIKDYCRSFVKENL